In Hamadaea flava, a genomic segment contains:
- a CDS encoding adenosine kinase — MTDYDVLVLGGAGVDTIVYVPELPLPYADSYMVPAIQARPGQTGDFVALGLHALGLRTHHLDVLGADREGDLVRDLHERHGVGFTVVPTAAGTKRAVNLVDPVGRRLSLYDVSRGDADDRFPEDLVAKLAGVSRHAHVSITHPGAQALPAIVASGATISTDLHNWDGENPYHLGFAEHADVVFVSAAALADHESAMRELLSRGRARAVIATAGSAGAFLLTRDSQRVRHQPALVPPAPVVDSNGAGDAFVTGFLFGLLDGADWDTCLRYGAVAGAFACTIPSTRMEFVSRDDLLASA, encoded by the coding sequence GTGACCGACTACGACGTGCTCGTCCTCGGTGGCGCAGGTGTCGACACCATCGTCTACGTGCCCGAACTGCCCCTTCCGTACGCCGACAGCTACATGGTGCCGGCCATTCAGGCCCGCCCCGGGCAGACGGGGGACTTCGTCGCTCTGGGACTTCACGCGCTGGGACTGCGTACTCATCATCTCGACGTGCTGGGCGCGGATCGCGAGGGAGACCTCGTGCGTGACCTGCACGAACGCCATGGAGTAGGGTTCACGGTCGTGCCCACCGCGGCCGGGACCAAGCGGGCGGTCAATCTCGTCGACCCGGTGGGGCGGCGGTTGTCGCTCTACGACGTGAGCCGGGGCGACGCCGACGACCGCTTCCCGGAGGACCTGGTGGCGAAGCTGGCCGGGGTGAGTCGCCATGCGCATGTGTCGATCACGCATCCGGGTGCGCAGGCCTTGCCCGCGATCGTCGCCAGTGGCGCGACGATCTCCACCGACCTGCACAACTGGGACGGGGAGAACCCCTACCACCTGGGCTTCGCCGAGCACGCGGACGTCGTCTTCGTCTCGGCCGCGGCGCTCGCGGACCACGAGTCCGCGATGCGCGAGCTGCTCTCGCGGGGCCGGGCACGCGCGGTGATCGCGACCGCCGGATCCGCGGGCGCGTTCCTGCTCACCCGGGATTCCCAACGGGTACGCCATCAGCCCGCACTGGTTCCGCCGGCTCCGGTCGTGGACTCGAACGGCGCGGGCGACGCCTTCGTCACAGGTTTCTTGTTCGGGTTGCTGGACGGCGCCGACTGGGACACCTGTCTGCGCTACGGCG
- a CDS encoding GNAT family N-acetyltransferase: MIVRRELPADQAAVRAVIAAAFTRDGGDPIEARLLDELREDAGWLPRLSLVAVDGDEVVGYVVCTRGRVTGDHGDLPVLGLGPIGVRPDRQGRGIGQALVHAVLGAADALDEPLVALLGSPAFYGRFGFRRSTDFEITPPEPDWGEYFQVRPLTADAPMPGVFRYAASFEGL, encoded by the coding sequence ATGATCGTTCGCCGGGAACTGCCCGCTGACCAGGCCGCCGTACGCGCCGTGATCGCTGCGGCGTTCACCCGCGACGGCGGTGATCCGATCGAGGCGAGGCTACTGGACGAGCTGCGTGAAGACGCCGGTTGGCTGCCCCGCCTGTCCCTGGTGGCGGTCGACGGAGACGAGGTCGTCGGGTACGTCGTCTGCACCCGCGGCCGGGTGACGGGTGACCACGGCGACCTTCCGGTGCTGGGGCTCGGCCCGATCGGCGTACGCCCGGATCGGCAGGGCCGGGGCATCGGCCAGGCGCTGGTGCACGCCGTGCTCGGGGCGGCCGACGCCCTCGACGAACCCCTCGTCGCGCTCCTCGGCTCGCCCGCCTTCTACGGCCGGTTCGGCTTCCGGCGGTCGACCGACTTCGAGATCACTCCGCCCGAGCCCGACTGGGGCGAGTACTTCCAGGTCCGGCCGCTCACGGCGGACGCGCCGATGCCGGGCGTGTTCCGTTATGCCGCATCCTTCGAAGGACTGTGA
- a CDS encoding alpha/beta hydrolase-fold protein: MLITRDGDFCQVDFDWRDDDPERPAHDVLVRLIGATDYAHDDGDLTAYLMERGDDGVWRLSLRLPAGFRTSYQFCPVRDEPLRGGHPDDDRWAAILTGGHPDPGHGAGIGPSTWPNHGQASVLSLPDAPAQPWVEPSDAPCGTLTRHTLGDSAIWVYAPAVSAAEYALAVLFDGKVWDGIGVTTVFDNLHAAGAIPPTVVVGVDSIHGLPRNQALTRPGVLTPFLLDEILPFVHKGWPVGADPARTVLAGQSLGGLAAVRIGFDHPDRFGRVLTQSGSFWRSADTPDEIDSPALFDAYADADRVPLRIFQEAGSLERTLLTRNRIFHGILLDRGIPVTYREYQGGHDYACWRGGLADGLIDLLGGPVALPAE; the protein is encoded by the coding sequence GTGCTGATCACGCGAGACGGTGACTTCTGCCAGGTCGACTTCGACTGGCGCGACGACGATCCCGAGCGCCCCGCGCACGACGTCCTGGTCCGCCTGATCGGCGCGACCGACTACGCGCACGACGACGGGGACCTGACGGCATACCTGATGGAGCGGGGCGACGACGGCGTGTGGCGGCTCTCCCTGCGGCTGCCGGCCGGATTCCGCACCTCCTACCAGTTCTGTCCGGTACGCGACGAGCCGCTGCGCGGCGGGCATCCCGACGACGACCGGTGGGCCGCGATCCTCACCGGCGGCCATCCCGATCCCGGCCACGGCGCGGGCATCGGCCCGTCGACGTGGCCGAACCACGGACAGGCGTCGGTGCTGAGCCTCCCCGACGCCCCGGCGCAGCCCTGGGTGGAACCAAGCGACGCGCCCTGCGGCACCCTCACCCGGCACACCCTCGGCGACTCCGCGATCTGGGTGTACGCCCCGGCGGTCAGCGCGGCCGAGTACGCGCTGGCGGTGTTGTTCGACGGCAAGGTGTGGGACGGCATCGGCGTCACCACGGTCTTCGACAATCTGCACGCGGCCGGAGCCATCCCGCCGACCGTCGTCGTCGGCGTCGACTCGATCCACGGCCTGCCGCGCAACCAGGCGCTCACGCGGCCAGGCGTCCTGACACCGTTCCTGCTCGACGAGATCCTGCCGTTCGTCCACAAGGGATGGCCGGTCGGCGCCGACCCGGCACGGACCGTGCTGGCCGGGCAGAGTCTCGGCGGGCTCGCCGCCGTCCGGATCGGCTTCGACCACCCCGACCGGTTCGGCCGCGTCCTGACCCAGTCCGGTTCGTTCTGGCGGTCGGCCGACACCCCCGACGAGATCGACTCGCCCGCCCTCTTCGACGCGTACGCCGACGCGGACCGCGTACCGCTGCGGATCTTCCAGGAGGCGGGCAGTCTGGAGCGGACTCTGTTGACCCGCAACCGGATCTTCCACGGCATCCTGCTGGACCGTGGCATCCCGGTGACCTACCGGGAGTACCAGGGCGGCCACGACTACGCGTGCTGGCGCGGCGGGCTGGCCGACGGGCTCATCGATCTCCTCGGCGGGCCGGTCGCGCTTCCCGCGGAGTGA